From one Lineus longissimus chromosome 3, tnLinLong1.2, whole genome shotgun sequence genomic stretch:
- the LOC135485501 gene encoding GDP-D-glucose phosphorylase 1-like isoform X1, whose translation MSIQCTYGGSPTFVYSPSDFDDEGRKWCDSLTKSEFDEELCKRWDASMESGHFKYNLNGVESRVVPGDKRYIVELNEKRFAERRKPQQIDHICQPFNPTNFNFNKIKPDEILFQMKREQDDAKTPQNLVVINVSPLGYGHVLLVTDVESCTNQVLTEDAIRFGIETMLLSSSPAFRVAFNSLRAFASVNHLHLHAWYLHQSQIIETMDATELGNGCFELTESLVHGFAFQLAGQDIANLCKKIHRITSYFIDNNFAHNMSLTRGRAFDDHNKQTVRIFLWPRQSVSVPSKADNPFNVAAAELSGHLPIRDRENFKSITEEVIDRALENECLPHDVFNKIKEDVMSLMKV comes from the exons ATGTCA ATTCAATGCACTTATGGAGGATCACCCACATTTGTTTATTCCCCCAGCGACTTTGATGATGAAGGTCGGAAGTGGTGTGACTCATTGACAAAATCTGAG TTTGATGAAGAACTCTGCAAGCGATGGGATGCATCAATGGAAAGTGGTCATTTCAAATACAATCTCAATGGCGTTGAATCTCGAGTTGTACCAGGCGATAAACGTTACATAGTTGAG TTAAATGAAAAGCGATTCGCTGAAAGAAGAAAGCCACAACAAATAGACCATATCTGCCAACCGTTCAATCCGACCAATTTTAACTTCAACAAAATTAAGCCAGATGAGATATTATTCCAGATGAAACGAGAGCAGGATGATGCGAAAACT CCCCAAAATTTAGTGGTCATCAATGTAAGTCCGCTGGGGTATGGACATGTGTTGTTGGTCACAGATGTTGAAAGCTGTACTAACCAGGTCCTGACAGAAGATGCCATTAGGTTTGGAATTGAAACAATGCTACTATCTTCATCGCC TGCATTCCGTGTTGCATTCAACAGCCTGCGTGCCTTTGCATCCGTCAACCATTTACACCTCCATGCCTGGTATTTGCATCAGAGTCAGATTATTGAAACTATG GATGCTACTGAACTAGGTAATGGCTGCTTCGAGTTAACAGAATCTCTTGTCCATGGATTTGCGTTTCAACTTGCTGGTCAAGACATCGCTAACTTATGCAA aaaaatcCACAGGATCACATCCTACTTCATTGACAACAACTTTGCGCATAATATGAGTTTGACAAGAGGGAGAGCATTTGATgaccataataaacaaaccgtCCGAATCTTCCTATGGCCCAGACAATCAGTTTCAGTTC CTTCCAAGGCGGACAACCCATTTAATGTTGCTGCTGCTGAACTATCGGGGCATTTACCAATCAGAG ATAGGGAGAATTTCAAGAGTATCACTGAAGAGGTTATAGACAGAGCTCTTGAAAATGAATGCCTGCCACATGATGTCTTTAACAAGATAAAGGAAGATGTAATGAGCTTGATGAAAGTGTGA
- the LOC135485500 gene encoding tetratricopeptide repeat protein 27-like: MDQEISWLKEKYVDLGEEVLTGKVCKSLLNGLKWTGQISDVGEKLFQNVRDYLDSSDDVYAGERDVLSVAIACLQMFVQNNWTGPPSEKNPLGFLPDDFIATSQVSNFNDGIESELGMDGECIYNLTRYPLYLYIAEMILSAGLQCFKHCQTHEWWIMRCAQLHQSLLQVRSPLLKAQFMDLRTKVLKLEPELLKFSLSVAVEFHIEAAHQCLFYFEYAKAREHLARAAELAGLEIDLTGAPGKRTKFQEKSLAQLVVRTTRRKCDRDTAPEEQTKPRSLPKDIPLDNDVLLPMMKIEEGHEVPQEKLKDYEQSLMLAICLEHKKMQAGSELLDDEMNAYLDYILSNAQSWPVTGHALFMRSILQKTSFKRILRTLAQVEELVAQFRADDTNPLERQHMFFSSALPTSWYTERELGYVQVSVGSTKTALELFLRLQLWSSVIECYQVLGRREKAEKVIREQLAIKETADLYCYLGDVTHDLQHYEKAWEMSKRRSSRAQKHWGLHLFSEGKTKEAIDHLEQCLNLNPLQEELWFTYGCACMGEGELKKAIAGFRRSVGIEPDSFQSWNNLAACLIKDDQKVAAFRILGEAIKCKFDSWRLWENYLLIGIDIGNFEQGIRAYSKMLDLKDRYTDIQLLTILVRAVNEDIPNVEDKPSAPLRPKLLELFGKITSKVTSDAGVWQQYAKLIGHEDTEENNVRVIQYLQKALRCMIQTDEWLKDIEKSKNVAQEAASIADAYLEFAQKSSNTAQVFQFLCSARLSLNSVETQLRQKHRDTLGELLPEIVESCDTVTSKLNTIIEKIDELNS; this comes from the exons ATGGATCAGGAGATTAGTTGGCTGAAAGAAAAATATGTTGATTTGG GTGAAGAGGTTTTGACGGGAAAGGTTTGCAAGAGTTTACTGAATGGACTCAAGTGGACTGGTCAGATTTCAGATGTTGGAGAAAAGCTGTTTCAAAATGTTAGAGATTACCTTGACTCCTCAGATGATGTGTATGCTGG TGAGAGGGATGTTCTTTCTGTTGCCATTGCATGCCTTCAGATGTTTGTTCAGAATAATTGGACCGGGCCTCCGAGTGAGAAGAATCCTCTTGGATTTTTGCCTGATGACTTCATTGCAACATCTCAG GTTTCTAATTTCAACGATGGGATAGAGAGTGAACTTGGTATGGATGGAGAATGCATCTATAATCTCACAAGGTACCCCCTCTACCTGTACATTGCCGAGATGATTTTGTCAGCTGGTCTTCAGTGTTTCAAACACTGCCAG ACACACGAGTGGTGGATAATGAGATGTGCCCAGCTTCATCAGAGCTTGCTACAAGTGAGGTCTCCACTCTTGAAAGCACAGTTTATGGATCTGAGGACAAAAG TGTTAAAGTTAGAGCCAGAGTTACTGAAATTCAGCCTATCAGTAGCTGTTGAATTTCATATTGAAGCAGCACATCAATGCCTGTTCTATTTTGAATATGCAAAGGCGAGGGAACATTTAGCAAGAGCGGCTGAGTTGGCTGGGTTAGAGATTGATCTTACAG GCGCTCCCGGAAAGCGGACAAAATTTCAAGAGAAGAGTTTGGCGCAACTCGTTGTTAGAACGACGAGAAGGAAATGTGATAGAGACACTGCCCCTGAGGAGCAGACCAAGCCAAGATCATTACCTAAAGACATTCCCCTTGACAACGATGTGCTGTTACCTATGATGAAAATTGAAGAAGGCCATGAAGTACCACAGGAAAAGTTAAAGGATTATGAGCAGAGCTTGATGCTTGCTATATG CCTCGAGCACAAGAAAATGCAGGCAGGCAGTGAGTTACTTGATGACGAGATGAATGCATATCTTGAT TACATCTTATCGAATGCACAGAGCTGGCCTGTTACCGGACATGCATTGTTTATGAGAAGTATTCTACAAAAGACATCCTTCAAACGAATACTAAGGACATTAGCTCAGGTTGAG GAACTAGTTGCTCAATTCCGAGCAGACGACACCAATCCTTTAGAACGTCAGCACATGTTCTTCTCATCCGCCTTGCCGACATCTTGGTATACAGAG AGAGAACTCGGTTATGTTCAAGTGAGTGTAGGATCGACAAAGACAGCCCTTGAGTTGTTCCTGCGTCTGCAGCTGTGGAGCAGTGTGATCGAATGCTATCAGGTGCTCGGTAGGAGAGAAAAG GCAGAAAAGGTTATTCGAGAGCAGCTCGCCATCAAAGAGACTGCCGACTTGTATTGCTACCTCGGAGATGTCACGCATGATCTGCAGCACTACGAGAAGGCGTGGGAGATGTCGAAGAGGAGAAGTAGCAGAGCACAGAAGCACTGGGGCTTACATCTCTTCTCGGAGGGAAAG acgAAAGAAGCCATAGATCATTTAGAGCAATGTCTAAATCTCAATCCACTGCAG GAAGAGCTGTGGTTCACCTATGGATGTGCCTGTATGGGAGAAGGGGAGTTGAAGAAGGCCATAGCTGGGTTCAGACGATCGGTCGGCATTGAGCCGGAT AGCTTTCAATCATGGAACAATTTGGCTGCCTGTCTCATCAAGGATGACCAAAA AGTAGCTGCATTTAGGATATTGGGTGAGGCTATCAAGTGCAAGTTTGACAGCTGGAGATTGTGGGAGAACTATCTGTTG ATCGGTATTGACATCGGAAACTTTGAGCAAGGTATTCGAGCGTATAGCAAAATGTTGGATCTCAAGGATCGATACACAGATATTCAG CTGCTGACAATCCTTGTGAGGGCTGTGAATGAGGACATACCAAACGTTGAAGACAAACCATCTGCTCCTCTGCGGCCAAAACTGCTGGAACTCTTTGGAAAGATTACTTCCAAG GTGACCAGTGATGCAGGTGTCTGGCAGCAATACGCCAAGCTGATAGGTCATGAAGACACAGAAGAGAACAATGTCAGG GTGATACAGTATTTACAGAAGGCCCTCAGGTGCATGATTCAAACGGATGAATGGCTGAAAGATATAGAGAAAAGTAAAAATGTCGCCCAAGAAGCAGCTTCAATAGCAGATG CCTATCTGGAGTTTGCCCAGAAGTCATCAAACACTGCCCAAGTGTTCCAGTTCCTATGTTCTGCCCGACTATCATTAAACAGCGTGGAGACTCAGCTCAGG CAAAAGCACCGTGATACTTTGGGAGAGTTGTTACCGGAGATTGTGGAATCGTGCGATACAGTGACGTCAAAGCTTAACACAATCATTGAGAAGATCGATGAACTAAACTCATGA
- the LOC135485503 gene encoding monocarboxylate transporter 9-like, giving the protein MDEEESSDGISFSQRPRTCFSKPDPHWGWVVVYSSFVANFIFAGFANSCGIYYIEWLDHFDGNSRSEISWIGSLLLGMTCMTSPVGAILSERYGDRPIVMVGSALAALSLMASAYVTNVYLLMVTYGVITGFGFSMICMIMATVPMYFFDEKHVGLAIGLALSGNGCGSFVMPLIIEMLIEAYGWRGSLLICSGIVLNCCVCGALLRKPERGIVCKDNAKPKKPLVDVTVLKSVSVVLFLLSQLIFSFGLSTVYVHAAALVEKMTGVTRTKSAGIISTVGVMNFVGRITHGAIAGFKSVNIFTQYGVCCLINAASLFLLPNIPFYPVSVVITAAFGFCIAPYGSLMQLIVQKMAGMDNLKIVYGLFVFMSGVGWMAGAPIAGLLYDATGDYGTSMYFGGSAMIGCVAFFLKTWIDGTCRKAGTTHAHHIDISVGDEVSNS; this is encoded by the exons ATGGACGAGGAAGAAAGCTCTGATGGAATTTCTTTCTCCCAGAGACCAAGAACTTGTTTCAGCAAGCCAGATCCCCATTGGGGTTGGGTGGTTGTTTACTCCTCTTTCGTAGCGAATTTCATCTTCGCTGGATTCGCCAATTCGTGCGGGATATATTACATAGAATGGCTGGACCATTTTGATGGGAACTCCAGGAGTGAAATATCATGGATCGGATCTTTACTTCTTGGAATGACATGTATGACAA GTCCTGTAGGTGCGATCCTATCGGAACGTTATGGAGACAGGCCAATAGTGATGGTAGGATCCGCCCTGGCAGCCCTGAGCCTCATGGCGTCTGCTTATGTAACCAATGTCTACCTTTTGATGGTCACGTATGGTGTGATCACTG GTTTTGGTTTCTCAATGATCTGCATGATAATGGCGACAGTTCCTATGTATTTCTTTGACGAAAAACACGTCGGACTAGCCATAGGTCTCGCTTTGAGTGGAAATGGCTGCGGCTCCTTCGTCATGCCCTTGATAATTGAGATGCTGATCGAGGCGTACGGGTGGAGGGGATCCCTTCTCATCTGCAGTGGAATAGTGTTGAACTGCTGCGTGTGCGGCGCTTTACTGCGAAAGCCAGAGCGAGGCATTGTTTGTAAAGACAATGCAAAACCCAAGAAACCCCTCGTGGATGTGACTGTGCTAAAAAGTGTCTCCGTCGTTTTGTTTCTACTTTCTCAACTGATCTTTTCTTTTGGTTTGTCAACTGTTTATGTACACGCTGCCGCATTAGTGGAAAAAATGACAGGGGTAACGAGGACGAAATCGGCCGGCATTATTAGTACAGTGGGTGTTATGAACTTCGTAGGAAGAATCACACATGGTGCGATAGCAGGGTTCAAGTCGGTTAACATTTTTACTCAATATGGGGTTTGCTGTCTCATAAACGCGGCATCTCTATTTCTTCTTCCGAATATACCCTTCTATCCCGTTTCAGTAGTCATCACTGCCGCATTTGGCTTCTGTATCGCCCCGTATGGCAGTCTCATGCAATTGATTGTTCAAAAGATGGCCGGAATGGACAATCTCAAAATAGTCTATGGACTTTTTGTCTTCATGAGCGGTGTTGGCTGGATGGCTGGCGCGCCCATTGCTGGCCTCTTATATGACGCCACTGGAGACTACGGTACATCGATGTATTTCGGAGGGTCGGCTATGATTGGGTGTGTCGCTTTCTTTTTAAAGACCTGGATAGATGGCACGTGTAGGAAAGCTGGCACCACGCATGCCCATCATATCGACATTTCGGTAGGAGAcgaagtttcaaattcatag
- the LOC135484713 gene encoding agrin-like yields the protein MFYSSVTLRYAVCVIVLGLCGVLAGDEPRDKRVAKCGHCDVEDCRPVTDSCPETHRILDSCNCCNVCRSDQHPAKLLKIKRDVVCSKVKCPRGQMCVLNIQDLPVCRCPSKLSCPRKQRKFCGKNGVTYKSRCLLKVDECSSGKKIRIAHKGPCPGYEKIEAEERQAERQARRAERLARRAELWKIRQAKGKGRGKRRKAKFYRGRI from the exons ATGTTTTATTCATCAGTGACGTTGCGATATGCGGTGTGTGTGATTGTTTTAGGCCTGTGCGGTGTGCTGGCAGGGGACGAACCCCGGGACAAACGGGTGGCCAAGTGCGGCCACTGTGACGTGGAGGATTGTAGGCCCGTCACAGACTCCTGTCCCGAAACCCACCGGATTCTGGATAGCTGTAACTGCTGCAATGTCTGCAGGTCGGACCAACATCCGGCTAAACTCTTAAAAATCAAACGAGATG TCGTGTGCAGTAAAGTGAAATGCCCAAGGGGCCAGATGTGTGTGCTGAATATCCAAGATCTCCCAGTGTGTCGATGCCCGAGCAAGCTGTCCTGCCCCCGGAAACAGAGGAAGTTCTGTGGAAAGAATGGCGTCACATACAAGTCAAGGTGCCTGCTCAAA GTGGACGAATGTTCTTCGGGAAAGAAGATCCGAATAGCGCACAAGGGTCCCTGCCCCGGGTATGAAAAGATTGAGGCTGAGGAGAGACAGGCCGAGAGACAGGCCAGGAGGGCAGAGAGATTGGCCAGGCGGGCGGAGTTGTGGAAGATACGACAGGCTAAGGGGAAGGGCAGGGGAAAGCGAAGGAAAGCCAAGTTTTATCGCGGGAGGATTTAG
- the LOC135484903 gene encoding cysteine-rich PDZ-binding protein-like, with protein MVCEKCQKKLGKVITPDPWKAGASNVTDTGGRKVNENKFLTSKKNRFSPYQVKFEKCRICKTSVHQVGSHYCQGCAYKKGICAMCGKKVLETKSYRQSSV; from the exons ATGGTGTGCGAAAAGT GTCAGAAAAAACTTGGAAAGGTGATCACACCTGATCCATGGAAAGCTGGTGCttcaaatgtgacag ATACTGGTGGCCgcaaagtgaatgaaaacaaattccTCACTTCAAAGAAGAACAGATTTTCTCCGTACCAGGTCAAGTTTGAAAAATGCCGGATTTGTAAAACATCGGTGCATCAGGTTGGATCACACTATTGCCAGG GATGTGCGTACAAGAAAGGGATCTGTGCCATGTGTGGAAAGAAAGTACTTGAAACAAAATCTTATCGCCAAAGCTCAGTATAA
- the LOC135485501 gene encoding GDP-D-glucose phosphorylase 1-like isoform X2 codes for MESGHFKYNLNGVESRVVPGDKRYIVELNEKRFAERRKPQQIDHICQPFNPTNFNFNKIKPDEILFQMKREQDDAKTPQNLVVINVSPLGYGHVLLVTDVESCTNQVLTEDAIRFGIETMLLSSSPAFRVAFNSLRAFASVNHLHLHAWYLHQSQIIETMDATELGNGCFELTESLVHGFAFQLAGQDIANLCKKIHRITSYFIDNNFAHNMSLTRGRAFDDHNKQTVRIFLWPRQSVSVPSKADNPFNVAAAELSGHLPIRDRENFKSITEEVIDRALENECLPHDVFNKIKEDVMSLMKV; via the exons ATGGAAAGTGGTCATTTCAAATACAATCTCAATGGCGTTGAATCTCGAGTTGTACCAGGCGATAAACGTTACATAGTTGAG TTAAATGAAAAGCGATTCGCTGAAAGAAGAAAGCCACAACAAATAGACCATATCTGCCAACCGTTCAATCCGACCAATTTTAACTTCAACAAAATTAAGCCAGATGAGATATTATTCCAGATGAAACGAGAGCAGGATGATGCGAAAACT CCCCAAAATTTAGTGGTCATCAATGTAAGTCCGCTGGGGTATGGACATGTGTTGTTGGTCACAGATGTTGAAAGCTGTACTAACCAGGTCCTGACAGAAGATGCCATTAGGTTTGGAATTGAAACAATGCTACTATCTTCATCGCC TGCATTCCGTGTTGCATTCAACAGCCTGCGTGCCTTTGCATCCGTCAACCATTTACACCTCCATGCCTGGTATTTGCATCAGAGTCAGATTATTGAAACTATG GATGCTACTGAACTAGGTAATGGCTGCTTCGAGTTAACAGAATCTCTTGTCCATGGATTTGCGTTTCAACTTGCTGGTCAAGACATCGCTAACTTATGCAA aaaaatcCACAGGATCACATCCTACTTCATTGACAACAACTTTGCGCATAATATGAGTTTGACAAGAGGGAGAGCATTTGATgaccataataaacaaaccgtCCGAATCTTCCTATGGCCCAGACAATCAGTTTCAGTTC CTTCCAAGGCGGACAACCCATTTAATGTTGCTGCTGCTGAACTATCGGGGCATTTACCAATCAGAG ATAGGGAGAATTTCAAGAGTATCACTGAAGAGGTTATAGACAGAGCTCTTGAAAATGAATGCCTGCCACATGATGTCTTTAACAAGATAAAGGAAGATGTAATGAGCTTGATGAAAGTGTGA